GTTCGGAAGCCATCTGGGGAGAGGGATCTATCAATTGAGAGTAGAAAACGTTTCGACGTTGGATTCAGAACTTGCCGATCTCTTCGGGGCTGCTTCACTTGCTGACTTGTCAGACGGCTCCCTGGGGAGCGCATATGACGATCTCTTATCTGGAGGTGGAGAATGATCCTGAAGATTCTTGTTGTCGTTCTCATCGTGTCAGTCGTGATAAATTTGGCGGCTGTGTTGACTTTTGGTTTCTACTGGTGGAATGAGGGAGGCTCCAAAAGAGGTATTCCTCCGAGGGGGATGGGGGAAGGACCAGACTGGAGAGCAAGTCGTTTGGGACACAGACTGAATCTTACTGAGGAACAGATAAAGGCGATGGATGCAGGGCGGGAAGAAATGAGGTCGAAAATGGCCTCCTTGCGGGGAAAGTTGTCTGAGAAACGGAAGGAGTTGACTGGGTTACTGGGGGAGCCTGAACTCGATAGGGTAAAAGCGGATGCTCTATTCGAAGAAATTGCCACATTGCAGACAGAACTCGAGGTTCTGGCTTTCGAGAAATTACGCGACATAAGTAAGATACTCACGCCAGAACAAAGGGAGCAATTTCTCGAGCTCTATGAACGAAGATTACGTATGCGCCCTGGTTCTCGGGAAGGGCGTCCTGAGCGGAGGATGGAAGACCGTCGCGGACGTGGAAGAGAAGGTGGCAAAATGCGACGAGACGATAGATAGTGAATTCCACAGTCTCGGTGTGTAATCAGGAACTTGTGGCCAACAATTTGAAGAGGAGGTAGCGAGATGAAAAGGCTGTTGAGGATAATCGTGATTCTGACGTTGACGATGTTCGTTGGCGTTCTGGTCAGCGTGGCGACACCTGCGTC
The window above is part of the candidate division TA06 bacterium genome. Proteins encoded here:
- a CDS encoding periplasmic heavy metal sensor, whose translation is MILKILVVVLIVSVVINLAAVLTFGFYWWNEGGSKRGIPPRGMGEGPDWRASRLGHRLNLTEEQIKAMDAGREEMRSKMASLRGKLSEKRKELTGLLGEPELDRVKADALFEEIATLQTELEVLAFEKLRDISKILTPEQREQFLELYERRLRMRPGSREGRPERRMEDRRGRGREGGKMRRDDR